The following proteins come from a genomic window of Lolium rigidum isolate FL_2022 chromosome 5, APGP_CSIRO_Lrig_0.1, whole genome shotgun sequence:
- the LOC124653113 gene encoding glutaredoxin-C15-like — translation MERVTRLSAEKAVVIFTASNECPMSHTVTTLFSGLGVCAAVHELDKDPRGRDMERDLARRLGRSSPIPAVFIGGKLVGSTDRIMSLHLGGKLVPMLKAAGAIWL, via the coding sequence ATGGAAAGGGTGACAAGGCTTTCGGCGGAGAAGGCGGTGGTGATCTTCACAGCGAGCAACGAGTGCCCGATGAGTCACACGGTGACGACGCTCTTCTCCGGCCTCGGCGTGTGCGCGGCGGTGCACGAGCTGGACAAGGACCCGCGCGGCCGTGACATGGAGCGTGACCTCGCCCGCCGCCTCGGCCGCTCGTCTCCCATCCCGGCTGTCTTCATCGGCGGCAAACTCGTCGGCTCCACCGACAGGATCATGTCGCTGCACCTCGGCGGCAAGCTCGTGCCCATGCTCAAGGCCGCCGGGGCAATCTGGCTCTGA